The nucleotide window acaaaaattgatcaatatggaagaataaagaagaagaaatttgaaagaaggatatattttttttctcaagttCAGGGTTCTGGAATGGaaaaaattttatgaatgtaaatgatgaatttaaggacatccgttgaaataaatttgatgtaaaattttatttgttataagtcttgtagtgtaaattaattaagattgaacaccttaatataaaaaaaaaaatcatttgttgtttcaaaaaaaaaaaattaaaagtattaaaaattaacttatgattaagattaactctccttcaaaaaaaaaaaaattaagatcaactcttttattttagaaaaaatctactcatttatttgacatttaatattacttatgtatattacattttgattggttgatatcataagagggtaaattaccctctaaacaagataGGGTAACGTAGGCCTCATCCATAAGAGGGGATGGTagtgtaattcaaacttcttttaaggaaaatagtgtaatttactctatatATAACTATTTGACCACTTAACTTTTGTAAAGAATTCACGTATTAGTTTTGACGATCATTAAAGTACAATATACTTGTAGTCTCATTAaacttcattgtattttttatttatatttttgactttcaaaatatataaggGCCAAACTTCGAAAGAGTAACATAAGTtctaaaaaactatatatataaataattatcaaagaggtacatttatttattttatcttataaataaaaaataccatataattttttaggcaACGATACATATCAAAGGTaatagatattaaaaaaagaaattgtatcGGTTGATAAATGTCAATTTTTCATCCACGGGGATATTACGATGTTCAGTTGGCATTATGGGATAACGGCCTAAACGTTGATGATGACGGTACCGCATGCATCTagaagagtctagaacattgcatgcatttgaATAATTGATGAGTCGTGTCATAATTGATTATGTGACTTGGTTAATtgtgcattggtgaaatttggcgaatgttgtgattatgtGGATTGGTGTATATGTGTGTATTGGtggattttgttgatggttGTAAATAATTGAGCTATGCTCTAATTACATGCCTTACTTGTTTGTGGTTATACACTTAGTAAatcaatttgatgataattgttttgatattaatgatgaggtGAGAttgtgtatgtatgtatatgacTTAGTGATTcctttgatgatgataattgcttgcttataactttgaaatgatgaattgcatttgttgagttaaGTATGATAAATGAAGAATAAGGTGAGTAATTCTTTCATTGATTGATATTGATAATGATGAGTTTATGTCGATGACTTGATTAGAGATTGAATATGTTTGCTATGCTATGTTAGTAATATGATAGGTTGAGGTGTATGGAATGTGGGATAATAATCATGTGATGCTAGTACTCTAGGAGGGATGgttatgtatatatgttatgCATGAAATCCTTGaaatgtttatgtttgtttatgttgattatgattgatgtgaagCTTAACatagtggttttgaccgcctacctgtttgTATGAATGTGTAGACGGAGTGCAGTAGTAGTTTGCTTTTGGTGAGTGTTTGGATAGCGAGAGCTAATCTTCGTTATCGTTTCTTGGAGTCTTAGATTTAGGCTCTGATTAGGACGTTGATCTTTATGTCttgttggatttatttattattgagatTTTACCTATATGTCGGGATTTGgagaatttatatgatgatgtattttgatcTCATGACATGTAGACTTTGGAGATGTATGATCTAtatccgctgcaactgttgataatttttatatataaatgttgtttggattttgttgatgacatagcgtctatttcttgaatatttatattattcgtgtgttttatcgctttaatagaaataagcCGTtacactttttcaaaacaagttATTATTCCTTCCATccatcatcacaaaaaaaaaaaaaaagttattattccCTCCTTTAACATCATTGACAACCAAAAATACAATCAACAAAATACTAAGATTGCAATTTATACTCTTAAAACAATATATAATCATCAATAGTAAGTTTAAATCAACACCAACattttcaataattaatttattcttCATTGCATCAAATCCCAAGGGccaacacacacatatatagagagagagaacaaCTCGTATTCAATACAAATTTAAGTCAGAAATTGAATGACAAAAAATGACACCAGAAATTGAATCCCAAGGGCcaacaaaattgaattttgatgtaGACCAGCATCCCAACCAACACCAGAAATTGAATGACAGAAAATGACACTCACTGTAACAAATACAGGAAATGGAAGTGCGGGTATCGCTGTTTCTATTCACATCCTTGTTTAGTTAACTAAACATATAATTTTGTAttgcttagtttttttttgaacaaattttgtATTGCTTAGTTAATTTCCATactcaatattaattatttttaatatctttaaattCTTTAATATGTGCCTTCACAATGATGACATGAAAATGTAAACAATTGATGTCATTATTGTGAAGGCACATCTTGAAGAACCTAAacacattaaaaataattaatattgacTAAGGAAATTAACTAAGCAACACAAAAAAGAATGTTATCCAATTGAACCAGACATGAATAGGCATTTGCATACGTGATGAGACGGGTGTGCTTGGTAAATCTATTCTTATATCACCTATGTGTTCGGTTGCAGCAGGTGAAGCCTTGGCCTTATTTTATTGATGAGATAACATCGCAAGTGCACAGTTTATCTATGTAGTAATAAAGAGTATCGTTTCGACAggtgatgagtcaataattatctatttttgtatagtatttagtttcattttaattagatttaagtttattttattttaatattatttcctttttgaactattttacttcaattgcatattattatatttcaggaatgaatatttgatggattgagtcttggagcaaaagaaaggggttttggagctgatttggtgcaaaaatacgaagattcggagacaaaaatacatctccctcaagtcagaagcttggcacggccgtgctacCTCCCAGAACAACGTTTGctacttttgcttagattttaagctactctattttagttttaccaAAAAGCCCGttgcttgtggaacattctagtgatgtaattgcttagattctaagtcgaatgtaaactataaatagagtagctagccatcacaaatattcatcttttcttggaattcaataagtgacaattgtctccttcttctccatgtctacgatgaacatgagtgagtagacttctcttgtcttgggattgttggataagtcttaatgacataatcctaatcaaaccaagctattgaccctaatcttatgtaacactaatctctaatctaattTATCgcttgtggaaggaacctgtataaattgcttgtgtttgtcctctctctctctctctgttttatccgctggaactagttctgaacatcacttcagaagtagaaatctatttgcttctgatcagtgttttcagcttaggagaaaagaagaagaaaaagccaacacaattcgACCCCCCCCCCCCGTGTTTTTTTCACCTTtaacccttaccttagattggttGATTTCCCCCTGTGTTTttctctgactcttctcttctattggtttctcccttttctccaaaaaacttgtttttacgtgaaaaacTCTCTGACTCTTAGTTTTCCTATTCTTATTTCCTTAACCAATTCTCTTAATTCCACTAACCTCCTCTAAATTCTAATTCAGCCCCTCAAGtctaattattctatttttaatcGTATTctactaaataataaaatagagccatttaacaaaataacaacataCCAGATAATcaattaaatcatataattagactctaaactcaataaaataattaaatagataaatatggCGTTACAGTTGGATCCACTTTATGGATCTTTATTTGGTTTTTCCCATTAGGGTTGTTGACTGGGTTAGGTTTTATGTTTCCctagtttttatgtaatttttcctctttttaaacaatatataaGAGCAATTGGCAACATATAAGAGTAGGGTACCAACTTCATTGGAcattattctttttaatttcattttactcggaatttttttttaagaatatttagtagaaattttgaaatgtatatggcaagagaaaaattaaatacaccttaagtgGACCATTTCATAAATGGTTATGCCCCACTTTGAAGTGAAACAAGGCTTTCCTTGTATACAACAACTCTAAATGAATCATCAAACTTGTCATAATCTCTGACTTTTAGATCCCTTCTTTTTTGTGACTCATCACAAAAAAACGATTGATGTTCATTCAACACCAACTCATCATTATTGCATTTCCAAAGAAAACGATTACTCCCATTGAACACCATAAGCCTATCAACCACATATTCAATAGGCCCAACACTGTATTGCTTAATCCAAGACCCTTCATCCCAATAATCTCTCATCATCCAAACATCAAAGTGTTTCACATTTCCTCTTATAGGGTAAACAATGACACCAATTGTACTAGATTTCTCAAAGGGAGCTAATGTTGCAAAAGTTTCTTTTGAAGACTCGCATATTTTTGGTACTTTAATTTTTCTGAAGACTTCATTGACCATGtcaaatgacaaaataaaatcttCTTTTATACCTGCAGATTCATTGTTAACAAAGCTCCACCAGTGACAACAATTGTTCACATAAGTATAAACCCTAGATAAAGATGAACCACAAATTTCAATGGGAAGAGGAAGAGTTTTAGCATCAAGTTTTCTCCAAGAGTTAGACTTATGACTGTATAACTCAGCTGTCCAAAAACCTTTTTGTCTATCATCTGTTTcctttaaccaaatatctttgAGCATAACAACTTTATAGTCATTACTTttgggatcaaaaccaaaactAGCATAATCAGTAAGAGAATAAATACCATTTGAATCTGTCAAATGGGATTCAGGTAAAGACTTGAACTGTCTTAGAGAAGGGTTCATCAAGACATTTGGATTTCCTTGAAGGAAGTATATGCCATTGCATGGTCCCATGATTTCAGACCAATATTTGTGATCAGAATTATATTCTTCAGGAAGGTTCAAAAGAGTAGAGTTAACATGGTTTTTGGGATCATTGAAAgtcaaagaaagaagagaaatattAGTCTTGAGTCTAGGAAAAAAGGGTCTTTGAATGGCTAAGAGATGCTCCTCTTGGCTATAAATTTGGTTGTGGAAAGAATAGTAATTGGTTGTAAAATGAGGATCAGCTATGAGATGCAACCATGATTTGCAAACACACTTGCATTTCAACAACTTTCTTGCAGGCAACCTTGAGAGGATGTTGGATACCAATTCTTGTGGCAAATTCTCCATGGTTATTACCATCTccattttttgtctttgaaCTCTTAACAATGCTAATTTAGAAAACTGAATCATCTTGATTGCAAAATATGAAAGAAagctaaaaaaggaaaaagaaagcatgattaattgttgttgttgttcttggcCTTTCAATTTTTGGGGTAATCAAAGGAGTTTTGAATTGCTTTGGTTGTGATAGAGACTGTGTGcatatttggaaaaaaaatcagaaatacTTATATATAAGTTTCCCAAAATGTTATCCTTACCGGTGACCACATACCAAAAATCAGAAATACTTATAGATAAGTTTCCCAACATGTTATATCCTGACAAACTACTATCAACTACATTGATAGTGACTTGGTCATTATTGTGTAGTTGGCATGTTTCACTTTTTGACCTTAAAATCTTCTATCTATGTTTGgtgaaaaattcaaatataataCTACTTCTCTTTaaatttagagaaatgatatttgtacaatcactttttaacaactttgtaacaactttctttctcatactcacattatactcttattctttctcttcctttttctctctccattgtttttaaccaatgaaaaaagagaaaaagaagttgtcacaaaagttgtaccaaatagttgttcaaatatcactactcttaaaTCTAAGACTCCAATGTATGGTTCACTTTTTTAGATTAAACTAATTATAAACCCGTgcgtacttttttaaaatttagctTCGAAgaagaaatcttataaattacgaAAAATTATTTAcctttataaatgtgaaaatcaaagttGCGTAAACCAAAATTTCACAACACATAGCCTATagcactacataaaaaataacataacaactattgttatctcttattccttaaagttaacccaaACGTAAAAATTTTCCCTAGATTTAagctaacttctttgcttaattttactgtattaaccctatttaatttaatcaaaatgttaacgttaattgttaggaaaatcaaaataaacaaatcgctcctaatttttctccttaattttactaaacaaattatattacccctagatttaatttatgcaaaatgtcatctcttatttataaacgttaacccgtgacgcaatattaaccctatatttaaccttttttttcgtgtgactttattatattaaccctagatttaatttatgcaaaatgtcatctcttatttttaaatgttaacgtgtgacgcaatattaaccctatatttaacctaattttttcgtgtgactttactatattaaccctagatttaatttatgcgaactgtcatctcttatttctaagggtgtgtttggtaaaaaaaaaagctataagccagctgataagctaacttatagctgaaaagctagcttatagctgaaaagttagctaattaaaattaaaagtgtttggtaaaattagctgttgaagtgactataaatataaaatgacataaaaggacatgcttgtttaatttttttaatatcatatatataatttttattacttaacacatttattcttaaatatttaaatatatttcaaattattttcatctccaaaataataaatgtatttatgaattcaatcgaatttttttatttaacaatttttattttatttttatgaattttatttaactaaacttgcttcactattataaattttatataaaattatatattatatgaattatgagaaaagtaaaaaaaaaaaggtggacaagaaaatttaaaaagccaTACATGGTAAACATGGTTAGTTTAAGAACAtagtgggtagttttttttttattataataaaataaaataaaattaagaaaaggttaaaatggAGTAAACCCTCATTTGAGTCCCTGAAAGTGTACCTCGCTATCAGCCCCGTCCCTAGATTAATGAAACGCACCAAAAACTCCCCCAAAATCTCTTCTGTTAGTCATTCCCGTCCAAAACATTAACTGATCATTAACTGTGCTGATCTGACCATTTTTCTTGCCATCTCAGCTGCAATAAGACTTTCCACACTGGCAGGGACTAAATTTGAGGGTGAATAGCAAGATTGCAAAAGTCTTTTTTCGTCCCTCCTTTTCTCCCTTATCTCCATTTCTCCTACTTTGAAGAAACAAAACTCTGTTCCCAATTTCAAACCCTAAAACCAGATCCTCTCTCAATTTCTCTTCACTGATTTTCGAATTCTTTACCCAAATTGAGATTGAACATAATGGGAGGTGGGGCGATG belongs to Medicago truncatula cultivar Jemalong A17 chromosome 6, MtrunA17r5.0-ANR, whole genome shotgun sequence and includes:
- the LOC25480336 gene encoding F-box/kelch-repeat protein At3g23880, with protein sequence MLSFSFFSFLSYFAIKMIQFSKLALLRVQRQKMEMVITMENLPQELVSNILSRLPARKLLKCKCVCKSWLHLIADPHFTTNYYSFHNQIYSQEEHLLAIQRPFFPRLKTNISLLSLTFNDPKNHVNSTLLNLPEEYNSDHKYWSEIMGPCNGIYFLQGNPNVLMNPSLRQFKSLPESHLTDSNGIYSLTDYASFGFDPKSNDYKVVMLKDIWLKETDDRQKGFWTAELYSHKSNSWRKLDAKTLPLPIEICGSSLSRVYTYVNNCCHWWSFVNNESAGIKEDFILSFDMVNEVFRKIKVPKICESSKETFATLAPFEKSSTIGVIVYPIRGNVKHFDVWMMRDYWDEGSWIKQYSVGPIEYVVDRLMVFNGSNRFLWKCNNDELVLNEHQSFFCDESQKRRDLKVRDYDKFDDSFRVVVYKESLVSLQSGA